From Anaerolineae bacterium, the proteins below share one genomic window:
- the cax gene encoding calcium/proton exchanger — protein sequence MNYLYLLLIFVPLTIVGWFLHWNPVLIFFSAAVGVVPLAGILGEATEQLAERAGPRVGGLLNATMGNAAELIITIFAIKEGLLELVKASITGSILGNLLLITGASIFLGGWRNGVQRFDRAHAGTNATMSVLAIIALSIPSLFSHSIEATSHMAVEYLSLGVAGAMILIYISSVVFALRGAHGETTAPHTSRQPLGITIALLAGAAGLIAWLSEILVGAVEPVIASLGVTEFFLGIILIPLVGNVAEHLVAVEMAWKNRMELSLNISFGSSLQIALLVAPLLVFISLLMGNPLTLVFNQFELIALIAAALITTLVALDGESNWLEGAQLLVVYFIVGLAFFFLP from the coding sequence ATGAACTACCTGTATCTGCTCCTCATCTTTGTCCCCCTGACCATCGTGGGATGGTTCCTGCACTGGAACCCGGTGCTGATATTTTTCAGCGCGGCGGTCGGGGTCGTGCCGCTGGCCGGCATCCTGGGGGAAGCGACTGAGCAGTTGGCGGAGCGGGCCGGCCCGCGCGTCGGCGGCCTCCTCAACGCCACCATGGGCAATGCCGCGGAGCTTATCATCACCATCTTTGCCATCAAGGAAGGACTGCTGGAGCTGGTCAAGGCCTCCATCACTGGCTCCATCCTGGGCAACTTACTGCTCATCACCGGCGCCAGCATTTTCCTGGGCGGATGGCGCAACGGGGTACAGCGGTTTGACCGCGCCCACGCCGGCACCAACGCCACCATGTCCGTCCTCGCCATCATCGCCCTGAGCATCCCCTCGCTCTTCAGCCATTCCATCGAGGCTACCAGCCATATGGCGGTGGAGTACCTGAGCCTGGGGGTGGCCGGCGCCATGATCCTCATTTACATCAGCAGTGTGGTTTTTGCCCTGCGCGGCGCGCACGGCGAGACAACCGCCCCGCACACCTCCCGTCAGCCGCTGGGCATCACCATCGCCCTGCTGGCCGGCGCCGCCGGCCTCATCGCCTGGCTCAGCGAAATTCTGGTGGGCGCCGTCGAGCCGGTCATCGCCTCCCTCGGCGTCACCGAGTTCTTCCTCGGCATCATCCTCATCCCCCTGGTGGGCAACGTGGCGGAACACCTGGTGGCGGTGGAAATGGCCTGGAAGAACCGCATGGAGCTGAGCTTGAACATCTCCTTCGGCTCCAGCCTGCAGATCGCCCTGCTGGTCGCGCCGCTCCTGGTCTTCATCAGCCTGCTGATGGGGAACCCGCTGACGCTGGTCTTCAACCAGTTCGAGCTGATCGCGCTCATCGCCGCGGCGCTCATCACCACGCTGGTGGCGCTCGACGGCGAATCCAACTGGCTGGAAGGCGCCCAGCTCCTGGTGGTCTATTTCATCGTCGGGTTGGCGTTTTTCTTCCTGCCG